The window TAAATTACTATGAAAACGGCGGAGGAGCCAGAATAAGATTCCAGACCCAAACTATTTCTCTGGCTCCTCCTCCGCCTCCTCCTCCGCCCCCTCCGCCTCCTCCGTCTTTCAGCATTTCCGCCAATCCTTCGGTCAGTATCACGATTATCGGCAAAGAACCGGAAACCTGCGCTTCTGACGATAAAAACAGCCCTTCCATTGTTACCGTAACTTCCTTCAACGGATTCAATGAAAATGTCAGCTTTTCCGTGGCTGATTGGGGAGGATTGGCCAATTACCTTTTCCTTAACGGAACTTATCCTAATGGCTATAACTTCAGCCGCAATCCTTTGACCAGCGGTTATTATGAAAGCGGTTCAACCTTTGACCTCTGCCTTAAATCGCCCGTGCCCCGAGATACTTATCTTGTCCAGATCAAAGGCAGCAGTTCAAGCCTTGGAGACCGCTATGCCAATGTCAATGTCAATGTTATGAACACTGACCCCACTTGGAAGGAGATTTAAGGGAGGGGGATTGAAGGGGAATATTCTCGTTTTTAAGAACCGTTAAAGAAAATGGGAATGTTTAATAATCTTGTATTTTATTTTTTGGTGAATTATAATCTTAATCAAGTTCAGATATAAAAAAATTTATGGCAAAACAAATTTTTAACGAAGTGATGAAGAAAAATAAAAATTTAATCTGGTGGGGGATTAGCTTGGCTTTTTTTGCCGGTTTGATCATTTTATTTGTTTTTAATCAGGGCAAAAAACAGCCTGATCAAACAATTTATTCCGCGAGCGTTCTTTCCGCCGTTGAGAATACTTTTGATTTCAACATAATCTCAATGAAAGACGGTAAAGTATCGCATAGATTTGAGTTGAAAAATAACGGCGAAGAGTCTGTGTTTATTGAAAAAGTTTATACCTCGTGCATGTGCACTACTGCTTCAATAATAGACGCGGCCGGAAAAAATCAGGGAACTTTCGGTATGCTCGGCCATGATTCGCTTTCAAAAGCGAATGTTGAAGTCAGGCCCGGCGAATCAATCTTCGCGGATGTTGTTTTTGATCCGGCGGCGCACGGGCCTTCCGGAACAGGAAAAGTAAAGCGCCTTGTTTACCTTGAAACGAATTCCAAAACAAATCCGAAAATACAGTTTTCCTTTAACGCCGAAGTAATAAATTAACTCATAGTATGAAGAGCATCAACATTCAATCAATATTAATTACTTTTTTGGTTTTTGTTTTTATTTTGGCTGGTTTGGCAATGAATTTTAAAAATCAAATGACTCACATGGAAAAAATACTGGAGCATCTTGATGAAGAGGTTGATGAAACAAGAACAAGTGTGGAAAGGTTGTTGAAGAAAAAAAATTTAACAGTCGGAACTGTCCAAAAAGGATCGGAACAGCCGCAAGTTGAATTAGGGGTTACGGAATATGATTTCGGCGTCATCAGTAAAAAAGACGGAATTGTCAGCACGAATTTTGCGGTCAGCAATGTCGGAAAAACAGCGTTGACGATCGGCGATATCACGACTTCCTGCGGGTGCACTTCTGCTGAAATAAGCGCCGCCAGCGTTAAGCCCGGCGGAAATGCTGTTTTGACTGTGAATTTTGATCCTAATTTTCATGAAGAGCCCAAAGGGCGTTTTTCTCGCTCCGTTTTTGTTCCGACAAACGATCCGGAAAATGAAGAATTGGAATTCACTATTTTTGTTGAAATAAAAGATTAAAGCATGAATGACTCATCATTTCAGGCGAATAATAATAAAGAAAATATTAATCGCTGGCAACGGATTTTTATCGGAATAGCCGGGCTTATTATTTTTATCCAGTATTTTAACGCCAAGATTAAACCGCCTTTCGGTTCCGAGAGAAGCCAGCCGGCGAATATAATTCAAAATCAAAGTGATTTAAATTTAGAAGAAGCCGTGCTGCCTTCCGAAGGCGTTGTTTTGCCGGTTCGTTGGGGGGACCTGGGCAGGAAGCTCGTTAGCGCCGGCGTTATTGATCAACAGAAATTTGAGTCGCTTTACGCCGATCGAGGCGGCTTGAAAGAAAGCGAACGGAAATTTATTGAAAGTGCCGACAACGGGAGCATAAAAATTACCGCGGAAAATTCTTCTTTTTTTCTTAATCTTTTTTGGGCTTTGGGATTAAGCGTAAAAAACGAAATTTTAGAGAAAGGGCCGATGGTTGATCCGAGTTACGGCGGAGCGGAAAACTTTGCTTCAACCGGCGGCTGGACTTTAGCGAACGGCGGCGCGATGGATCATTACAGCCGTTATTCTTTCATTATTTTAACGCCGGAACAGCAGCAAATCGTTGAGCGGGTATCGCAAAATATTTATCGGCCTTGTTGCGGCAATTCCGTTTATTTTCCCGACTGTAATCATGGCATGGCAATGTTGGGGCTTCTTGAATTGATGGCCTCGCAGGGCATCAGCGAAAAAGAAATGTATAAAGCCGCGTTGCGGGTCAATTCATATTGGTTTCCCGACACCTATTTGACAATCGCGAAGTATTTTGAAAAGCGGGGTGTCAGCTGGGATGAAATTGACCCGAAAGAAATTCTTGGCTCCGCTTATTCAAGCGCGCAAGGATTTCGGCGAATTCTTGAACAAACCGAGCCGCTTCAATTTCGCGGCGGAGGCGGCTGCGGCGTTTAAATAAACCCCCGCGCCAAAAACTTTAATGCGGGGTAAAAAAATCGCCCAGTCCTAATGTTTATTAGAACTGGGCGAGTTCACAGTTATTTTTAATTATTTTTTTTCATTATTTCAAAAGACCTGATGATTTCCAAAGATTTAATAAGTTGAAAATCATCCTGGTATTTTTTGGGAAGATCAGCAAAAGGCGCAGGCGGTTTATCACCGACTGGTTTGAGCGACATTTCCAGGTCTTTTTCTCTTTTTGCCGGTTTTTCTTCTTTAGCTGCTTCTTTTTGAATTATGATATCAGGGATGACGCCGTATCCTTGCAGAGTTTGGCCGTTTGGCCGAAAATATCGCCCGATTGTCACCAAAATTCCTCCTCCATCCTGAAGATGGAATGTTTTTTGGACAGAAGCTTTGCCGAAAGTCGGCAGACCGACAATAATCGCTTTTTTATGGTCTTGCAAAGCCGCCGCCACAATTTCCGCTGATGAAGCTGATTTTGCGTCAACCAGCACAACTAAGCAAGAAATGAATTTAATTCTGCTGAAACTGAAAAATTCGTTTATAGTCACCCCGTTTTTATCCTGAACAGATGTTATTATTTTGCGTTCAGAAAAATTTTGGTCTAAAAAAATATCCGCCACGTCAACTCCTTCGCTTAACATTCCTCCATGATTTGCTCTTAAATCAATGATAAAATTTTCAATGCCTTTTTTCGTAAGTTCCGACATATTATTCAGCAAATTGTGGAATGTTCCCTGAACGTTGAAATTTTTAATTTTTATATAACCCACTTTGATTTTTGACGGCGGGTCTTCAAATATGAAAGACGTAATCGGGTTAATTTTTACAATTTCTCTGGTAATTGTAAAAATTAATTCCTTATTCTCTCTTAAGACGGTGATTTCAACGGCTGAACCGGTTTTTCCTTTCAATTCTTCGGCAATTTTAGAAAGGCACCAGCCATTTATGTCTTTGTTATTGATTTTAATCAAAATGTCTTCCGGAAGAAGGCCGGCTTTTCCAGCCGGATTATCAGGGTATACCGAATTGATTATTACCAGAAAATCAATGCAGCAATCAATGCAGCTGTCAGAAGGCATTTTTTCAAAAATTTCCTCTTGGTCGGATTTTTTTTTAAATTTCAATTCAATTCCGATTCCGCCGTATTCTCCTTTCATTATTTCTAAAAACATCTTAAAATCCGAAGGATTAAGATAATGGCTGTGAGGATCAAGATTGGAAAAAATTTCCTTAAGCCACTCTTCTTTTTTATTGATTCGATTCCAATCAATTTTCTTTAACCGCTCCGGTTCAAGGTAATTATTTTCCAGAATGGTTTTTATTTCCGTAATCAGCGGATCATCTTGTCCCATCAGGGTTTTATCACCAGCTTCCGCTAAATTGGAATATTGAATAAAAAATAAAATAAAAATTAAGGCCAGAATTTTTCCAAAGATATTTCTTTTCATTTTACACCTCCTTTTAAATTTTTAAGATTCTTGCCGATTTTTAAAATCGTATATTTTATTTTAATTTTCGTCAACCCCGTTAGAAAGTCCGTTTTCGGGCCAACTCTGGCGGCAGAAATCAGCATTATGATAATATTTATGAATATTATCAGCAGAACAATGATTGTCTTAAAATCAAAAAATTTTAAAATCGGCGTTTTTGATTCAGGTTTAGGCGGGCTTTTTATTTTTAAAAATTTCATTAAAAAATTGCCCCAATACGATTATCTTTATCTGGGAGACGTTAAACGCCTTCCTTACGGCGATCGTTCCAATCAGGCGGTCTATGAATTTACGAAAAATGCCGTTGATTTTCTTTTTCGCCGGAATTGCGGCTTGGTAATTTTGGCTTGCAATACCGCTTCGGCCGCGGCTTTGAGAAAAATCCAGCAAGAATATCTGCCGCATTATCCTCGGAGGAGAATTTTAGGCGTAATTGTGCCGACCATTGAAGAAGTTTTAACGGTCCGGACGAAAAAAATCGGCGTTTTAGCCACTTTTGCCGTGGTTAATTCCGGAGTTTTTAAGGAAGAATTGAAAAAAATCTATCCGCGCCTGAAAATATATCAAGAAGCCGCCCCGCTTCTCGTGCCTTTGATTGAAAACGGCAATTTAAAAGAAGCGGAAATTATTCTCGCGGCGCATTTAAGGAATCTTTTAAAAAAGAAAGTCGGGGCGATTGTTTTAGGATGCACTCATTATCCTATTTTAAAAAAGGCGGCGCGGCGAATCGCCGGCCGCGTTAAAATTATTTCCCAAGACGAATTTTTATCCGTTAAACTGGCGGATTATCTTTTCCGCCATCCGGAAATTGAAAAAAATTTGTCTCGCGGCCGGCGCCGCGCCTTTCTGGTCACCGATTTGACGCCGCATTTTCAAAAAACCGCCAAAAAATGGTTTGGCCGGAAGATTAATCTGAATTTAGTTGATTATTAGGGAATTTTTCGCGTCAGGGAGTTTTTTGCGTCCGTTATTTATTCCGTCAATTATTCAACGGGATTTGTTTTAAGGATGTGGATAATTTTTTTGTTGAATTTTGCGTTATTGTTTATAATAAAATGAATTATAGCCATTATAAAAATAATTTTAATAATATGGAGAAATCAAAAACTTCGTTTATTGTCGTTATCGTGGCCGCTTTGGTTGTCGGTTTAGGCGGCGGCTATTATTACGGTTTTTCAAAAGGCGATAAAATGGGCCGGACCAAACTTTTAGCCGAACAGAAAACCGCGGCGGAAGAAGCGGCAAAAAAAGCCCGGGAAGAGCTGGCCGCGGAAGTTAATCCTTTTGCTAAAGAAACGGTTAATCCTTTTGAAGGAGGATATAAGAATCCCTTTGAAGGAGCAGGCGGCATTTTTGGCCAATAATTAAATAAATATTGATACTCTAACTGGTTTTATAAAATATACTTATGATAAAACAATATAAAATATTTAATAAGGTGAATAATATCCTAAAATTATTTTTTCCGATCACGTTTTTATTTTTTGCTTTTTTCGTTTTTGCCCAGCTTAATCCTTTTGACATTAAATTTCCAATTTCGGAACTCGGCAATTGCGGTTCCATGGAGGAATGTAAAAGTTATTGCGATGAGCCGGCTAACGCCAAAGTTTGTTTTGAATGGGCCAAGAACAAAGGCTTGGCAAAAGAACCGCCGCCGCAACAAAAAGATAAATTTGAAAGAAAAGCGGAGGATTTTCTAACGAAAAACGCCGGCCCGGGCGGATGTTCTTCTTTTGAATCCTGCGACGCTTATTGCAGGCGGCCGGAGAACGGCGAAGAATGCTTTCGTTTTGCCAAAGATCACGGTTTAATGCCGCCGGAAGAATTAAAAAAGATTGAAAAAGAGATGGAAAATAGAATCGGCCCGGGCGGCTGCCGTTCTCGGCAGGAATGCGATTCTTTTTGTCGAAATCCGGATAACAGCGAGGTTTGCCTTAATTTCGCGGTGAAAAAAGGAGATTTAGATCAGGAAGAAGCGGATTTTATGATGCAAAGAATGCGCGAACATGAAAAATTTTCAAAAGAAATGCCGAGAGAGCGGGAAGATTTTAAACCGCGCGGCCCTCAACCGCCGGAAATTAACAGGCAAAAAGCCCAGCAACTTCTTGAAGAAATCGGCGGTCCCGGCGGATGTAAAACAATGAAGGAATGCGATGTTTTTTGTGGGACCCCGGGCAATGATGATATTTGTTTTAATTACGCGATTGAAAATAATTTAATGTCGCCGGAACAAGCGGGAAAAATGAAAAACATGATGACAGTCGCGGGACCGGGCGGCTGCCGAGGCCGAGAATGCGAAACTTTTTGTGAAAATCCCGAACATGGAGAAGAATGCCTTAATTTTGCCGAAAAACAGGGATTTATGGGTCCTCAAGAAGTCAAAGAGGCAAGAAAGTTTATGGAATTAGCCAAAAAACCCGGGCCAGGCGGATGCCAGGGCCGGGAACAATGCGACGCTTTTTGCCGCCAGCCCGAGCATAACCAAGAATGCATGAATTTTGCCGTTGAAAACGGCTTAATGCCGCCGGAAGAAATTCAAAGAATGGAGCAGGAAATGAAAATTATGAAAAAATTAGAAGGCCAGGGAGGCCCGGGTGGCTGCCGCGGGCAACAGGAATGCCAGCAGTATTGCGCGGACTTGGCGCATTTTGAAGAATGTGCGGCTTTTTCCGTTAATAGCGGAATGATGCGGCCGGATGAAGCGAAAATGAGATTAAAGGAATTTATAGATACGGATGAGAGAAAATTTGAGCGGTTTGGGCCGCCGGGCGCGGAATTCGGCCCGCCTCCGGGTTTTGAACAGCGCCCCGGAGAAGGATTGAACCAGCCTCAAGAAAGATTTGCTCCGCCGCGGGGCGAATTCGGCCCGCCTCAGGGTTTTAATGAAAAATTTGATGAACGTTTTAAGATGTTTGAAGGACATATTCAGGAATTTAAGGAACGCGGAGATTATTGCGCTGATCCGGCGCATTCTGCGGAATGCCGCGGACCTATGCCAATGCCGCTACCGTCAAGAGAAGGTTCAGAAATGATGGGCCAACCAAGAGAGTTCGGTATGCCGCCGCGTGAGTTTCCCGGCAAGCCGGAAGAGTTTCCCGGTTCAAATGAATTTTTTCCGCCGGAAAGATTCCGAGAAGGCGAAATGCCGCCTACAGGAATGACACAACCACAAGAAATGATGCAACCCCGAGAAATGATGCCGCCCCAAGGAATAATGCCTTCGGAAGGAATGACGCAACCTCAAATACAGCCAATAATGCCGCCTCCAGGAATGACACAACCACAAGAAATGATGCAGCCAATAGAAATGATACAGCCAATGACGCCATTGCCAACAGCGCCGTCTTCTCAAATTCCATCTTCTTTCGGAATCTTACTTTATCCGTTTTTGGAATTATTAAAATAATTCTTTGATAAAATAACCTCCACTAAGGCGGAGGTTATTTTAATTTGGTTGGCTTACTTAAATAAATAACGATGCCAGAACCAAGGTTAAGGTGCTGAAAAGTTTTATCAAAACATGAAGCGACGGGCCGGCCGTGTCTTTAAAGGGATCGCCGACCGTGTCGCCGGTCACCGCGGCTTTATGAGTGGCTGAACCTTTGCCGCCGAGATTTCCTTCTTCAATCCATTTTTTGGCGTTATCCCACGCCCCGCCGCTGTTATTCATAACTGTCGCCAAAAGCACGCCGGCAATCGTGCCGACCATTAAAAGTCCGGCCGCGGCTTCGGCTTTCAGAAAAATTCCCACGCCAACCGGCCCGGCTATGGCCAAAACGCCCGGCAAAATCATTTCTTTTAAAGCGCCGCGAGTGGTCATATCAACCGCTTTGGAATAATCCGGTTTTTCGGTTCCGGCCATTATGCCCGGCTTTTCTTTAAATTGGCGGCGGACTTCATTGATAATGCCGTAAGCCGAGCGGCCGACCGCCCGGATCGCCAAAGCTGAAAATAAAAATACGATCATCGCCCCAAGCATCGCTCCGATAAAAACCTTTATTTTGGCAAGGTCAACCAAAACCAGATGAGCTTCCTGAAGATAAGCTGAAAACAAAAGGAAAGCAGCCAAAGCCGCCGAACCAATGGCATATCCTTTGGTAAGAGCTTTGGTGGTGTTCCCGGCCGAATCCAGTTTATCCATAACTTTGCGGCATTCTCCGGACTCGCCCGCCATTTCAACAATGCCGGCGCCGTTGTCGGTGATCGGGCCGAAAACATCCATTGCCAGAATATAAGCGGCGGTCGCTAGCATTCCCATGGTGGCGACGGCTGTCCCGAAAATTCCGCCTCCCGGAATGCCCGAGCCCAAACCGAAAAAATATGAAGAAAGAAGCGCAACGCTTATCGTTAAAATCGTAAGGGCCGTGGATTCCAAGCCGACCGCAAATCCGGCGATTATGTTTGTGGCGTGCCCGGTTTCAGAGGCTTGGGCGATTGAACGCACTGGCCTGAATCTTGATTCGGTATAATATTGGGCGATAAAAACAAACGCCAAACTGGTTAAAATCCCGACCAAACCGGCGCCAAAAAACCACATATTTCCCAGAAGATATTTTACGCTGAAAAAAAACGCGACTATAACGATTCCGAGCGTCAGGTAATAGCCACGGTTGAGCGCGGCCATCGGATTCTCGTTTTCCTTTGCTTTGACGGTAAAAATTCCGGCAATGGCCGCGGCCAGACCGAGCGCCCGCAAAACCAAAGGAAACATAATTCCGCCGATTCCGAAATAGGGATAAAGGGCCGCGCCCAAAATCATCGCGCCGATGTTTTCAGCGGCGGTTGATTCAAAAAGATCGGCTCCCCGGCCGGCGCAGTCGCCGACATTATCCCCGACCAGGTCGGCAATGACCGCCGGATTGCGCGGGTCGTCTTCGGGAATTCCGGCTTCAATTTTGCCGACAAGATCGGCTCCGACATCGGCGGCTTTGGTGTAAATTCCTCCGCCCAGCTGGGCAAAAAGAGCTACCAGCGAAGCTCCGAATCCGTATCCGACTATAATTGAAGGAATTTTGGCTATTTCATATCCCAAGAATTTATAAAAAAGAAAAAGGCCGGAAATGCCGAAAAGCGAGAGCGCCACGGTAATTATGCCGCTGGCCGCTCCTCCCCGGAATGCTGTTTGCAAAGCGGCGTTAAATCCGTTTTTAGACGCCGCGGCCGAACGGAGATTAGCCGAGGTGGACATAATCATTCCGACGACTCCGGCAATAGCCGATGAAAGCGCTCCGAGCCCAAAAGAAAAAGCAGTCTGCCAACCCAGCTCAACATTGCCGGTAAAAAAATAAACCAAAAAAAGAGCCGCCGCCAGAATCAGGCTGATAAAACCGATTGTCCGATACTGTCTTTTTAAAAAAGCGTTTGAGCCTTCTTTGATGTAGGAGGCGATCTCCTGCATTTTTGGGCTGCCGACAGGTTGTTTTTTTATCCATAAAACCAGTTGCCAGACAAAAAACAAGGAAACGAATGAAATTATAATCGGAAAATATTCAAGCATATGCTTAAAAAATTTAAATTAGCCAATAAAACTTAAAGGGCAATATATAATTGCATTATTTCTCCTTTTCAATATTTTCGCCGGAAATTTCTCCTTCTTCCGTGGCTTTGGCGATGGATTCGCCGCTTTGCGATTGAATGTCAATTTTCCAGCCGGTTAGCCGGGCGGCCAGGCGCACGTTTTGTCCGCCTTTGCCGATCGCCAGCGAGAGTTGGTTTTCCGCCACGGTTGCCCTGGCTTCTTTTTTCTTTTCATCCGCGTCAACGTTTAAAACTTTAGCCGGAGAAAGGGCATTGGCAATAAACATTTCCGGATTTTCAGACCATTCAATAATGTCAATTTTTTCTCCGCCTAATTCGGCGGTAATGGTATTCACTCTTACTCCTTTTTGGCCTACGCATGACCCGACCGGATCCACTCCTTCTTCATTGGAAATTACCGCTATTTTAGAACGGGAACCGGGTTCGCGGACAATGCCTTTTATTTCTACGGTGCCGCTGGCCACTTCCGGAACTTCTATTTCAAAAAGTTTTGAGATAAGCCGCGGGTGAGTGCGGGAAAGATAAAAAGAAGGGCCTTTAACGCTTTGGTCTACTGAAAAAAGAAGCACTTTTATCCGTTCGCCGATGCGATAACGTTCGCCTTTAACTTGTTCCTCGGCGGGCAGAAGTCCGGTGGCTCTTCCTAGATCCAGAAAAACATTCCGGCCTTCAACGCGTTGAACAATGCCGCTGATGACTTCTCCTTCCTTATCTTTAAATTCATTGAAAACAGAATTTCGTTCTGCTTCGCGGATGCGCTGGATAATGACTTGTTTGGCGGTTTGAGCGGCAATCCGCCCGTAATCTTCTTTTGTTTCCAAAGGAAAAATTAATTCTTCTTCCGTTTTTACGCCTTTTTTTATTTTTTTAGCTTCTTTAAGCATAATATGCCGTTCGGGATTGAAGCGTATTTTTCGCGCTTCTTCCTCGGTTTCGGCAATTTCTTCGGTGGACAACGGACGCGGCAATTTTCTTTCCAAAGCTGCGATTTCCGCTTCACTTTCAGCAAGAGCCGAAGTTTCTTCTTCGGTTTCCGGTTTAAGCATAGATTCATCCACGACGATTTTTATCTGAAAGAATTTTATTTTTCCGGTCTTAATGTCAAATTCCGCCCGGATAATTTGGCCGCGCTGGCCGTATTCTTTTTTGTAAGCCGCCGCCAAAGCCATTTCAATGGTTTCAATAATTTGCTCTTTGGAAATTCCTCGCTCGGCTTCCAATTGTTCCAAGGCGGATTGCAGTGTCTTAAGGTCTAACATAATGTATTTGATAATTAAAAAATCCATTCTTTATCAGAATAGACTATTTTTAGCATAGCAGGAATGAAAAAAATGCGCAATTCTTATTACGGGTATTGGCAGTTGGCGGATAAGCCGAAAAATACGCAAATAATGGAAATAAGGCCGCCGCTGGCGATCATTATAAAAAGGCCGATTAAGCCGTAAATGATATGGAGTTTGCCGGCGGTTCTTTTTTCTTCATTTTCCGCGCCAGCGATCATTTCAATCACGCCCCAGATAAAAACCACGGTGGAAAGCACCATAAAAAAAGCGATAATCGGATTGATAATATCTTTTTTTATATTGCTGATCAGTTGCGTTGCCTCAGCGGCGTAAGCGATTTTGGTTGCGAAAAATTCTTTAATCATAAAGCATGTTCTAAATTTCAGGACCTAAAGGAAGGCCGGGCGGGTTGGCGCCGAAGAAAGTATAAAGTAAAACATTAACCAGTCCCCAGACCGCGACGATGACAAACAAGCCGATTAAACCGTAAATAATAAATTGTTTCTTTTCCTCCCTTTCTTTTTCGTTGTCAGCGGCCAGAATAAACTGAATTACTCCCCATAAAAAAATCACGGTGGCGAGAAGGATTAAAACCGGAATAATGTCTTTTAAAATTCCGATGGCTTTACAGATAAAATCTTTAAACGTATTAAGGCTTGTAAAATTCGCGCACATAATTTACCTTGTTAAATAAGATTTATTTTAACACGTATACATAATAAAACATATTATAAAAAATTTGCTTTACAATTATTTAACATGGTTAATTTTATCATAAACAAAAACGCCTGAAAAGCGAATTTTCAGGCGTTTTTGTTTTAAGATTATTTTATTATTAAATTTAATATTTATTAGATTTTGGTACGAATAAGTTTTGAGTATTTGTAATCTCCGCTCCAAATGTCCCGGCGATTGCGTTAACCAATCCCCAGACCGCGACCATAATAAACAAGCCGATTAGGCCGTAAATAATATGGTCTC is drawn from Candidatus Niyogibacteria bacterium and contains these coding sequences:
- a CDS encoding DUF1573 domain-containing protein — protein: MAKQIFNEVMKKNKNLIWWGISLAFFAGLIILFVFNQGKKQPDQTIYSASVLSAVENTFDFNIISMKDGKVSHRFELKNNGEESVFIEKVYTSCMCTTASIIDAAGKNQGTFGMLGHDSLSKANVEVRPGESIFADVVFDPAAHGPSGTGKVKRLVYLETNSKTNPKIQFSFNAEVIN
- a CDS encoding DUF1573 domain-containing protein, translated to MKSINIQSILITFLVFVFILAGLAMNFKNQMTHMEKILEHLDEEVDETRTSVERLLKKKNLTVGTVQKGSEQPQVELGVTEYDFGVISKKDGIVSTNFAVSNVGKTALTIGDITTSCGCTSAEISAASVKPGGNAVLTVNFDPNFHEEPKGRFSRSVFVPTNDPENEELEFTIFVEIKD
- a CDS encoding S41 family peptidase, with the translated sequence MKRNIFGKILALIFILFFIQYSNLAEAGDKTLMGQDDPLITEIKTILENNYLEPERLKKIDWNRINKKEEWLKEIFSNLDPHSHYLNPSDFKMFLEIMKGEYGGIGIELKFKKKSDQEEIFEKMPSDSCIDCCIDFLVIINSVYPDNPAGKAGLLPEDILIKINNKDINGWCLSKIAEELKGKTGSAVEITVLRENKELIFTITREIVKINPITSFIFEDPPSKIKVGYIKIKNFNVQGTFHNLLNNMSELTKKGIENFIIDLRANHGGMLSEGVDVADIFLDQNFSERKIITSVQDKNGVTINEFFSFSRIKFISCLVVLVDAKSASSAEIVAAALQDHKKAIIVGLPTFGKASVQKTFHLQDGGGILVTIGRYFRPNGQTLQGYGVIPDIIIQKEAAKEEKPAKREKDLEMSLKPVGDKPPAPFADLPKKYQDDFQLIKSLEIIRSFEIMKKNN
- the murI gene encoding glutamate racemase, encoding MIVLKSKNFKIGVFDSGLGGLFIFKNFIKKLPQYDYLYLGDVKRLPYGDRSNQAVYEFTKNAVDFLFRRNCGLVILACNTASAAALRKIQQEYLPHYPRRRILGVIVPTIEEVLTVRTKKIGVLATFAVVNSGVFKEELKKIYPRLKIYQEAAPLLVPLIENGNLKEAEIILAAHLRNLLKKKVGAIVLGCTHYPILKKAARRIAGRVKIISQDEFLSVKLADYLFRHPEIEKNLSRGRRRAFLVTDLTPHFQKTAKKWFGRKINLNLVDY
- a CDS encoding sodium-translocating pyrophosphatase; translated protein: MLEYFPIIISFVSLFFVWQLVLWIKKQPVGSPKMQEIASYIKEGSNAFLKRQYRTIGFISLILAAALFLVYFFTGNVELGWQTAFSFGLGALSSAIAGVVGMIMSTSANLRSAAASKNGFNAALQTAFRGGAASGIITVALSLFGISGLFLFYKFLGYEIAKIPSIIVGYGFGASLVALFAQLGGGIYTKAADVGADLVGKIEAGIPEDDPRNPAVIADLVGDNVGDCAGRGADLFESTAAENIGAMILGAALYPYFGIGGIMFPLVLRALGLAAAIAGIFTVKAKENENPMAALNRGYYLTLGIVIVAFFFSVKYLLGNMWFFGAGLVGILTSLAFVFIAQYYTESRFRPVRSIAQASETGHATNIIAGFAVGLESTALTILTISVALLSSYFFGLGSGIPGGGIFGTAVATMGMLATAAYILAMDVFGPITDNGAGIVEMAGESGECRKVMDKLDSAGNTTKALTKGYAIGSAALAAFLLFSAYLQEAHLVLVDLAKIKVFIGAMLGAMIVFLFSALAIRAVGRSAYGIINEVRRQFKEKPGIMAGTEKPDYSKAVDMTTRGALKEMILPGVLAIAGPVGVGIFLKAEAAAGLLMVGTIAGVLLATVMNNSGGAWDNAKKWIEEGNLGGKGSATHKAAVTGDTVGDPFKDTAGPSLHVLIKLFSTLTLVLASLFI
- the nusA gene encoding transcription termination/antitermination protein NusA → MDFLIIKYIMLDLKTLQSALEQLEAERGISKEQIIETIEMALAAAYKKEYGQRGQIIRAEFDIKTGKIKFFQIKIVVDESMLKPETEEETSALAESEAEIAALERKLPRPLSTEEIAETEEEARKIRFNPERHIMLKEAKKIKKGVKTEEELIFPLETKEDYGRIAAQTAKQVIIQRIREAERNSVFNEFKDKEGEVISGIVQRVEGRNVFLDLGRATGLLPAEEQVKGERYRIGERIKVLLFSVDQSVKGPSFYLSRTHPRLISKLFEIEVPEVASGTVEIKGIVREPGSRSKIAVISNEEGVDPVGSCVGQKGVRVNTITAELGGEKIDIIEWSENPEMFIANALSPAKVLNVDADEKKKEARATVAENQLSLAIGKGGQNVRLAARLTGWKIDIQSQSGESIAKATEEGEISGENIEKEK